Within the Pseudonocardia alni genome, the region CGAGCAGCGGCTGGGTCTGCAGCGGGTTGCGGGTGCCGTCGGCGCGCTCGACGAGCCGCCCGTCGGCGAGGTAGTCCTCGACGCGGGCGACCTCCAGGCGGAGCCCGTACTGCGCGGCGATCCGGTCCCGGAACTCGATGACCTCCGGGTAGTTGTGCCCGGTGTCGACGTGCAGCAGGCCGAAGGGCACCGTGGCCGGCGCGAACGCCTTGATGGCCAGGTGCACCAGCAGCGTCGAGTCCTTGCCGCCGGAGAACAGGATCACCGGGCGGTCGAACTCGCCGGCGACCTCGCGGAACACGTGGATCGCCTCGGACTCCAGTGCGTCGAGGGCGTCCAGCGCCGGGGTCGTGACGGCGGCGGTCACGGGGGTCTCCTCCACGGTCGTCATGCGTGCAGCCCGCACTCGGTCTTGGCACGTCCGGCCCAGCGGCCGGAGCGGGGGTCCTCGCCGGGCTTCGGCTTCGCGGTGCAGGGCGCGCAGCCGATGCTCGGGTAGCCGGCGTCGACCAGCGGGTTCACCAGGATCCCGTGCTCGGCGATGTAGGCGTCCATGTCGTCGTCGGACCACGCGGCGATCGGATTGATCTTGACGAGGCCGAATTTCTCGTCGTAGGTGACCAGCGGCGTGTTCGCCCGGGTCGGGGCCTCGACGCGGCGGACACCGGTGACCCAGGCGTCGTAGCCGGACAGCGTCCGCTCCAGCGGGACGACCTTGCGCAGCGCGCAGCAGCGGTCCGGCTCGCGGGCGAACAGGTCCTTGCCGTACTCGGCGTCCTGCTCGGCGACCGTCTGGTCCGCCTGCGCGTCCACGATGCGCAGCTGCGGGTAGACGGCGTCGACCGCGTCGCGGGTGCCGATGGTCTCCGCGAAGTGGTAGCCGGTCTCCAGGAACAGCACGTCGATGTCCGGCCGGGCCCGCTGGGCCAGGTCGACCAGCACGGCGTCCTGCATGTTGGAGGCGACGATCAGCCGGTCGCCGAAGGTCTCCGCGGCCCAGTCGAGCAGCTGCTCGGCGG harbors:
- a CDS encoding phosphoadenylyl-sulfate reductase; translated protein: MSVALETDLRATAERGAAELGPDATAEQLLDWAAETFGDRLIVASNMQDAVLVDLAQRARPDIDVLFLETGYHFAETIGTRDAVDAVYPQLRIVDAQADQTVAEQDAEYGKDLFAREPDRCCALRKVVPLERTLSGYDAWVTGVRRVEAPTRANTPLVTYDEKFGLVKINPIAAWSDDDMDAYIAEHGILVNPLVDAGYPSIGCAPCTAKPKPGEDPRSGRWAGRAKTECGLHA